The sequence below is a genomic window from Deltaproteobacteria bacterium.
GCAACAAAAGAGAAGATAAAGATTGATAAGATAAAACGAGTGTACTCGCATCCGCAGGCAATTGCACAGTGCAGAAAATGGATAAGGGAGCACCTTCCAGGGGTTGTTACTGTAGATACGGAGAGTACTGCACAGGCGGCAAAACTGATACAGAAAAGTGATTCTTCAGCAGCCATTGTCAGTGAACTTACGGCAAATATGTATAATCTGAAGTTTCTATCAAAAAGGCTCGAAGAAAATCCAAACAATGTAACGAGATTTGTCGTAATAGGCAAAATACATCCGGAGAGAACAGGGAATGATAAGACATCATTTATCTTTTCTCTAAAGGATAAACCCGGAACCCTGTTTGCCGCTTTAAAGCCGTTTGCCTCTTATAAGGTTAACATGACAAAGATAGAATCAAGGCCATTAAAGAAAAAGGCATGGGAATATCTTTTCTTTGTAGATATAGATGGACATATTGAGGATAATAATATACAAAGATTAGTTGACGAGTTAAAAGTACATACAATCTTTTTTAAATGTATAGGTTCATATCCAAAGGCACTATGATTTTTCAGGAGATAACATGACATATAAATTTGTAGCACCATACATAAAAGAAATTGTTCCATATCCTCCGGGGAAACCTATAGAAGAAGTAGAAAGAGAACTCGGCATCTCAAACTCTATAAAGATTGCATCTAATGAAAATCCTCTTGGGCCATCTCCGGTTGCCGTTAAGGCTATAAGGAAGGCATTAAAGGGTATAAACCGATATCCGGACGGCAGCTGCTTCTATCTTAAAAATAAGCTTTCAGATATGCTGAAAATAGATGCGCAGTCCCTGATCATAGGCAATGGCTCAAACGAACTGATAGAACTCATAATCAGGACGTTTCTTAAGCCGGATGATGAAGCAATCATATCCGATCCGAGCTTTCTCATATACTCTCTAACCGTAAAATCAGCAGGCGGAAAACCCATAATGGTAAAATTATTAAAAGATTTCAGCTATGATATAGACGGTATAATAAATACGATAAATAGCAAAACAAGGTTAATCTTTATATCGAATCCCAACAATCCTACAGGAACGATTATAAAAAGTAATGATTATGAAAGGCTTATAAACGGTGTGCCCGAGCACACAATTATTGTTGATGATGAGGCATACATGGAGTTTGTTGAGGATAAAGATTATCCCGACGGCGTAGAGTATGTCAAACAAAAAGACAGGAATATAATAGTCTTAAGGACATTTTCAAAGCTTTACGGACTTGCAGGTTTAAGAGTCGGCTATGGGATTACAACAAAAGAGCTCGCAGATTATATTGAAAGAGTAAGACAGCCTTTTAATGTGAATAACATTGCACAGGTCGGTGCATTGGCATCACTTGAGGACAGGGAACATGTTAAAAAAACACTCAGGAATAACCACTCAGGCCTTGCATATCTTTATAAAGAGCTCGATAAGCTTGGGATCGTATACTTTAAAACGCAGGCCAACTTCTTTCTTATAAATGTATCCCCTTACATGAAAGCAGTGGATGCGTTTAAGGCATTATTGAAAAGGGGGATTATTGTAAGAGATATGACTGGTTACGGTCTTGGTGATTATATAAGGATCAATGTTGGAAAACCAAAAGAGAATAAAAAATTTATAGTGGAACTCAGAAACCTGATAAATAGCCATGAGTAAACCATTCTATGAACAGGTTGCTGTAATAGGTATTGGAATGATGGGCACATCCCTTGCCCTCGCTATAAAGAAAAACGGTTTATCGGAAAATATAGTTGGTGTTGACAGGAACTTTGATAATCTTAAAACAGCAAAAAGGCTTCAGGCTATAGACTCATACACTGATTGTCTGAAAGATGCTATCGCAGACGCTGTACTTGTAATCTTTGCAACACCAGTTTTAGCCACATTTGAAGTGGCAAAAAGGATCGTATATGCCGTTAAAAATGATGCCATAATTACAGATATCGGGAGTATCAAAGGTGAACTTGTGATAAGAATGACAGAGCTGTTTAAGGGTCATGGTAATTACATAGGCAGTCACCCTATTACAGGAACGGAGAAATCCGGGGCAATGAATGCTG
It includes:
- the pheA gene encoding prephenate dehydratase, with product MANSRIEELRKKIDVIDDRLLELLNERINAAIKIGQEKKRLSAPVYVPSRETFIVSRLIKNNKGPLKNESIKHIFKEIFSASRASVMPPKIAYLGPEGTFANQAALLEFGNSYPLMPAKNIQDVFNETEYSNCDFGVVPIENSMEGTVSQTLDLFIDANLFIVKEVYVPVSYVLATKEKIKIDKIKRVYSHPQAIAQCRKWIREHLPGVVTVDTESTAQAAKLIQKSDSSAAIVSELTANMYNLKFLSKRLEENPNNVTRFVVIGKIHPERTGNDKTSFIFSLKDKPGTLFAALKPFASYKVNMTKIESRPLKKKAWEYLFFVDIDGHIEDNNIQRLVDELKVHTIFFKCIGSYPKAL
- the hisC gene encoding histidinol-phosphate transaminase, producing the protein MTYKFVAPYIKEIVPYPPGKPIEEVERELGISNSIKIASNENPLGPSPVAVKAIRKALKGINRYPDGSCFYLKNKLSDMLKIDAQSLIIGNGSNELIELIIRTFLKPDDEAIISDPSFLIYSLTVKSAGGKPIMVKLLKDFSYDIDGIINTINSKTRLIFISNPNNPTGTIIKSNDYERLINGVPEHTIIVDDEAYMEFVEDKDYPDGVEYVKQKDRNIIVLRTFSKLYGLAGLRVGYGITTKELADYIERVRQPFNVNNIAQVGALASLEDREHVKKTLRNNHSGLAYLYKELDKLGIVYFKTQANFFLINVSPYMKAVDAFKALLKRGIIVRDMTGYGLGDYIRINVGKPKENKKFIVELRNLINSHE